A section of the Acidobacterium capsulatum ATCC 51196 genome encodes:
- the era gene encoding GTPase Era — protein sequence MKMRSGFVSIVGRPNAGKSTLLNALAGEKVAIVTSKPQTTRNRIHGIVEVPAQNTKAGKRPAAQIVFVDTPGVHKPGNTLDRRMLQEVHAALETRDIVIWMVDASRRVALAEAAAAEGETKTQRDLLESNEDAFVFELIRKLDCPVFLVINKIDLVDRETLAPLIAELSRLHNFAEVFPISARKRNSLDELLAKLVDYLPEGQRYFPEGQFTDQPERFLVAELIRERILMETGEEVPYASAVIIEQYEEPVSQTNPLTRIAAAIYCERPGQKAILIGKGGSKLKEIGASARKEIESLLGTRVYLELHVKVKDRWRESEPFIESLDWRRQLEELSAKANRERKQRGEEE from the coding sequence ATGAAAATGCGCTCTGGATTCGTCTCCATCGTCGGCCGCCCCAACGCCGGCAAGTCTACCCTGCTCAACGCGCTCGCCGGCGAAAAGGTGGCCATTGTCACCAGCAAGCCGCAGACCACGCGCAACCGCATCCACGGCATCGTCGAGGTGCCGGCCCAGAACACCAAGGCCGGCAAGCGCCCCGCCGCGCAGATCGTCTTTGTGGATACGCCCGGCGTGCACAAGCCCGGCAACACGCTCGATCGCCGCATGCTGCAAGAGGTGCATGCCGCGCTCGAGACCCGCGACATCGTCATCTGGATGGTCGACGCCTCGCGCCGCGTGGCGCTCGCCGAGGCCGCGGCCGCCGAGGGCGAGACGAAGACCCAGCGCGATCTGCTGGAGAGCAATGAAGACGCCTTTGTCTTTGAGCTCATCCGCAAGCTCGACTGCCCGGTCTTCCTCGTCATCAACAAGATCGATCTCGTTGACCGCGAAACGCTCGCGCCGCTCATCGCCGAGCTGAGCCGCCTGCACAACTTTGCCGAGGTCTTTCCCATCTCCGCCCGCAAGCGCAACAGTCTCGATGAGCTGCTGGCCAAGCTGGTCGATTACCTGCCTGAGGGCCAGCGCTACTTCCCCGAGGGCCAGTTCACTGACCAGCCGGAGCGCTTCCTGGTCGCCGAGCTGATCCGCGAGCGCATCCTGATGGAGACCGGCGAAGAGGTGCCCTACGCCTCGGCCGTCATCATCGAGCAGTATGAGGAGCCGGTTTCGCAAACCAATCCGCTCACGCGCATTGCCGCGGCCATCTACTGCGAGCGCCCGGGACAGAAGGCGATCCTGATCGGCAAAGGCGGCTCGAAGCTCAAAGAAATCGGCGCCAGCGCCCGCAAGGAGATCGAGTCGCTGCTCGGCACGCGCGTCTACCTCGAACTGCACGTCAAGGTGAAGGATCGCTGGCGCGAGTCCGAGCCCTTCATCGAGTCGCTCGACTGGCGCCGCCAGCTCGAAGAGCTCTCCGCCAAAGCCAACCGCGAACGCAAGCAGCGCGGCGAGGAAGAGTAG